The following proteins come from a genomic window of Coffea arabica cultivar ET-39 chromosome 11c, Coffea Arabica ET-39 HiFi, whole genome shotgun sequence:
- the LOC140016594 gene encoding uncharacterized protein, producing the protein MMDLYTIISVLGILLTFMLSPCASFQILAQTPHEQDHLQHSFPALSRKLKFHQEANVKTVGNKHHYMPYEMQDEALQDESHHKEAKLVHARKGTSRQERMEGADAAQFFTMDYMPVRRRRPVHNKFVPVAP; encoded by the exons ATGATGGATTTGTACACAATCATCTCAGTACTTGGTATTCTTCTCACATTCATGCTTTCACCTTGTGCTTCTTTCCAGATTTTAGCACAAACGCCCCACGAACAAG ATCATTTGCAGCACAGTTTTCCTGCATTATCAAGGAAGCTGAAGTTCCATCAAGAGGCTAAT GTGAAAACTGTTGGAAACAAGCATCATTACATGCCATACGAGATGCAGGATGAAGCTTTACAAG ATGAATCGCATCACAAAGAAGCCAAATTGGTGCATGCAAGGAAAGGGACGTCACGGCAAGAACGGATGGAAGGGGCGGACGCTGCACAATTCTTTACTATGGATTATATGCCTGTGAGAAGAAGACGTCCCGTACATAACAAGTTTGTCCCGGTGGCTCCATGA